Proteins found in one Streptococcus criceti HS-6 genomic segment:
- a CDS encoding methionyl aminopeptidase: MITLKSPREIEAMKKAGDVLASIHIGLRDMIKPGLDMWEIEEYVRRRCKEANVLPLQIGVDGQLMDYPYATCCGLNDEVAHAFPRHYILKKGDLLKVDMVLSEPLDKSVVNVAKLDFDNTAEMKKYTAPYTGGVADSCWAYAVGEVSQEVKDLMAVTKEAMYLGIEKAVVGNRIGDIGAAIQEYAESRGYGVVRDLVGHGVGPTMHEEPMVPHYGKAGRGLRLKEGMVLTIEPMVNTGTWEIDTDMETGWAHKTLDGGLSCQYEHQFVITKDGPVILTSQGEEGTY, from the coding sequence ATGATTACACTAAAATCACCACGTGAAATTGAAGCTATGAAGAAAGCAGGGGACGTCCTTGCCAGCATTCATATTGGCTTGCGTGATATGATTAAACCGGGACTGGATATGTGGGAGATAGAAGAATATGTCCGTCGTCGCTGTAAAGAAGCCAATGTCCTGCCCCTGCAAATCGGTGTAGACGGTCAGCTCATGGATTATCCTTATGCTACTTGCTGCGGACTCAATGATGAAGTTGCTCACGCTTTCCCGCGCCACTATATCCTGAAAAAAGGTGATTTACTCAAGGTAGATATGGTACTGAGTGAACCCCTAGATAAATCTGTCGTCAATGTGGCCAAGTTGGACTTCGACAACACTGCTGAAATGAAGAAGTATACAGCGCCTTATACTGGCGGTGTAGCGGATTCTTGCTGGGCTTACGCCGTGGGTGAAGTATCACAGGAAGTTAAAGATTTGATGGCTGTGACCAAGGAGGCCATGTATTTAGGGATTGAAAAGGCTGTTGTCGGTAATCGTATCGGCGATATCGGCGCTGCTATTCAAGAATATGCAGAAAGCCGTGGTTACGGTGTTGTTCGTGATCTTGTTGGCCATGGTGTCGGTCCAACTATGCACGAAGAACCGATGGTTCCCCACTATGGTAAAGCTGGGCGTGGTTTGCGACTTAAAGAAGGCATGGTGCTCACCATTGAACCTATGGTTAATACAGGTACATGGGAAATTGATACGGATATGGAAACCGGCTGGGCCCACAAAACCCTTGATGGCGGTCTGTCTTGTCAATATGAGCACCAATTTGTCATCACCAAAGACGGGCCAGTCATCTTGACCAGTCAGGGAGAAGAAGGAACATACTAA
- the pepV gene encoding dipeptidase PepV has translation MTVDFKAEVEKRREDLLADLFSLLEINSERDDSKADKEHPFGSGPVKALKHFLAMAEKDGYKTRNIDNYVGDFEFGEGDETLGIFAHLDVVPAGSGWETDPYKPVIKDGKLYARGSSDDKGPTMAAYYALKIIKELGLPTSKKVRFVLGTDEESGWADMDYYFAHPDVDKPDFGFAPDAEFPIINGEKGNITQYLHFSGQNAGPVVLQSFKGGLRDNMVPESATAVLSGQVNQADLEEKLAAFLVQNPNLSGSLTAEESQFKVQIVGKAAHGSTPEEGLNGATYLALFLKDLSFAGPAKAFIDLTADVLHEDFAGQKLGLAYTDPKMGALSMNAGIFDFEATSGDNTITLNFRYPQGIDTATIKAGLEKLAGVESVSLADHEHLPHYVPMDDPLVKTLLSVYEKQTGLEGYEQVIGGGTFGRLLERGVAFGAMFPDYVNTMHQANEFVEVEDLYRACAIYAEAIYELIK, from the coding sequence ATGACAGTTGATTTTAAAGCAGAAGTAGAAAAACGCCGTGAAGATTTGCTGGCTGATTTGTTCAGCCTTTTGGAAATCAATTCGGAACGTGATGACAGTAAGGCTGATAAGGAACATCCTTTTGGCTCGGGTCCTGTCAAGGCTTTGAAGCATTTCCTAGCTATGGCTGAAAAGGATGGCTACAAGACTAGAAATATTGATAATTATGTCGGTGATTTTGAGTTTGGTGAGGGCGATGAAACCTTAGGAATTTTTGCCCATCTGGATGTGGTGCCTGCTGGTTCTGGTTGGGAGACCGACCCCTACAAACCAGTCATCAAAGATGGCAAACTCTATGCGCGTGGTTCCTCTGACGATAAAGGCCCAACTATGGCAGCCTACTATGCTCTAAAGATTATTAAAGAGCTGGGCCTGCCAACGTCTAAGAAGGTTCGCTTTGTTTTAGGAACGGATGAAGAGTCTGGCTGGGCTGATATGGATTATTACTTTGCCCATCCAGATGTGGACAAACCAGACTTTGGCTTTGCTCCAGATGCTGAGTTCCCTATTATTAATGGAGAAAAAGGGAATATTACCCAATATCTGCATTTTTCTGGTCAAAATGCTGGTCCAGTTGTTCTCCAGTCTTTCAAGGGAGGGCTGCGGGATAATATGGTTCCAGAATCTGCAACAGCAGTCCTTTCTGGTCAAGTCAATCAAGCAGATTTGGAAGAAAAATTAGCAGCTTTCTTGGTTCAAAACCCTAACCTGTCGGGCTCTTTAACAGCAGAAGAGAGCCAATTTAAAGTCCAAATCGTTGGGAAGGCAGCCCATGGTTCAACCCCTGAAGAAGGTCTCAATGGGGCAACTTATTTAGCGCTTTTTCTTAAGGATCTATCTTTTGCTGGTCCTGCCAAAGCCTTCATTGACTTGACTGCTGATGTTCTGCACGAGGACTTTGCTGGTCAAAAATTAGGCTTAGCTTATACCGATCCTAAGATGGGGGCTTTATCCATGAATGCTGGTATTTTTGACTTTGAAGCGACCTCTGGTGATAATACCATTACCCTCAATTTCCGCTATCCTCAAGGAATAGATACCGCAACCATCAAGGCTGGCCTCGAAAAGTTAGCTGGGGTAGAATCTGTTAGTCTGGCTGATCATGAACACTTGCCTCACTATGTCCCAATGGATGATCCTTTAGTCAAAACACTCTTGTCTGTCTATGAAAAGCAAACTGGTCTAGAAGGTTATGAGCAGGTCATTGGCGGTGGGACTTTTGGCCGCCTCTTGGAAAGAGGTGTCGCCTTTGGTGCCATGTTCCCTGATTATGTCAATACCATGCATCAGGCCAATGAATTTGTCGAAGTGGAAGATCTCTATCGGGCTTGCGCTATCTACGCTGAAGCTATCTACGAATTGATCAAATAG
- a CDS encoding cold-shock protein, whose product MAQGTVKWFNSEKGFGFITQEDGPDVFAHFSEIQSNGFKSLEEGQKVSFDIEEGNRGPQATNIIKVD is encoded by the coding sequence ATGGCACAAGGTACAGTAAAATGGTTTAATAGCGAAAAGGGATTTGGTTTCATCACTCAAGAAGATGGCCCAGATGTGTTTGCACACTTCTCGGAAATCCAGTCAAATGGGTTTAAGTCACTTGAGGAAGGACAAAAGGTTTCATTCGATATAGAAGAAGGAAATCGTGGGCCTCAAGCTACTAATATCATTAAGGTTGATTAG
- the spxR gene encoding CBS-HotDog domain-containing transcription factor SpxR has translation MTKHQEILEYLEGLPIGKQVSVRSISNHLSVSEGTAYRAIKEAENRGLVETRPRSGTVRVEQKVQVRLEKLTYAEIATISESEVIAGHAGLKHEFSRFSIGAMTKKNVGRYLVKGGLLIVGDREEIQILALENKNAILVTGGFTVSDKVLELSKKQGIPVMVTAYDTFTVATMINRALSNVRIKTDIKTVAQVYSLRSQYGYLTTSDTVNDYHRLVRKNNHVRYPVIDQLGQVLGVITMRDVSNQELTTKLTEVMTKPVTTKPETSLATVAQRMIVEDFAMLPVVDDDKQLLGVITRKLVMENLQELNHDGLHTISDQIIASLKAENHGYGFKVEPAMIDNAGNLTTGVLAEILKETSRRTLSQTSKKNIIIEQMMIYFLQAVQIDDDLRLEPRIVRENRRSALVDIEVTCQERVVCKALITSKLN, from the coding sequence ATGACTAAACATCAGGAAATTTTAGAATATTTAGAAGGTCTGCCCATTGGTAAGCAGGTTAGTGTTCGCTCTATTTCAAACCACCTGTCGGTCAGTGAGGGAACAGCTTATCGCGCCATCAAGGAGGCTGAGAATCGTGGTTTGGTTGAAACCAGACCTCGCAGCGGAACCGTTCGGGTAGAGCAGAAGGTTCAGGTGCGACTGGAGAAGTTGACGTATGCTGAAATTGCGACCATCTCAGAGTCTGAAGTTATAGCTGGTCATGCTGGTCTTAAACACGAATTCAGCCGTTTTTCTATCGGGGCGATGACCAAGAAAAATGTTGGCCGCTATCTCGTTAAAGGCGGCCTGTTAATCGTTGGTGACCGAGAAGAAATTCAGATTCTAGCCTTAGAAAATAAAAATGCTATTCTAGTGACTGGTGGCTTTACTGTTTCGGACAAGGTTTTAGAGCTGTCTAAAAAGCAAGGGATTCCAGTCATGGTAACAGCCTACGATACCTTCACCGTTGCAACTATGATTAACCGTGCCCTGTCTAATGTAAGAATTAAGACCGATATCAAGACGGTAGCTCAGGTCTATAGTCTTAGGTCCCAATACGGTTATCTAACCACAAGTGATACTGTTAATGATTATCATCGTCTAGTCAGAAAGAACAACCATGTTCGCTACCCTGTCATTGATCAGTTAGGACAGGTGCTGGGGGTTATTACCATGCGGGATGTCTCCAACCAAGAGCTGACCACCAAGTTGACTGAGGTCATGACTAAGCCAGTGACGACCAAACCAGAAACCAGTCTGGCAACGGTTGCTCAGCGGATGATTGTCGAGGATTTTGCCATGCTACCAGTTGTTGATGATGACAAACAACTGCTGGGCGTTATTACCCGCAAATTAGTCATGGAAAATTTGCAGGAGCTTAATCATGATGGCCTTCATACCATCAGCGACCAAATTATTGCCAGCCTCAAGGCAGAAAACCACGGCTATGGCTTCAAGGTAGAACCTGCCATGATTGATAACGCTGGTAATTTGACTACTGGCGTTTTGGCTGAAATTCTCAAGGAGACTAGTCGGCGGACGTTATCTCAAACTAGTAAAAAAAATATCATTATTGAACAAATGATGATATACTTTCTACAGGCTGTACAAATTGATGATGATCTGCGCTTAGAGCCGAGGATTGTCAGAGAAAATCGCCGCTCTGCCCTAGTGGATATTGAAGTGACTTGTCAGGAACGGGTAGTCTGTAAGGCCCTGATTACCAGTAAGCTTAATTGA
- a CDS encoding GNAT family N-acetyltransferase, with protein sequence MDIWTALGKYSQLETERLWLRPFRFADSQDFYKITRNPTNLAFIFPAQASQAESNYLLVHYFMKEPLGTWALEDKVSHQMIGAIRFEKLNLTKQRAEIGYFLRQDFWGQGLATESLKLLSFLAFQEFNLRSLTIITHRENLASQKVAQKVGFKLLRTFKGSDRYTHKMRDYLEFRLKAGEMS encoded by the coding sequence ATGGATATTTGGACAGCCTTGGGAAAGTATTCCCAGTTGGAAACGGAGCGGCTTTGGCTTCGTCCCTTTCGCTTTGCTGATAGTCAAGACTTTTATAAAATTACGCGAAATCCCACTAATCTGGCTTTCATCTTCCCTGCTCAGGCCAGTCAGGCAGAAAGTAATTACCTCTTGGTTCATTATTTTATGAAAGAGCCCTTAGGAACCTGGGCTCTGGAGGATAAGGTCAGTCACCAGATGATCGGAGCTATCCGCTTTGAAAAGCTTAACTTAACCAAGCAGAGAGCCGAAATTGGCTATTTTCTTCGTCAGGATTTTTGGGGACAGGGTCTAGCAACAGAGAGTCTGAAACTGCTGTCCTTTTTAGCCTTTCAAGAATTTAATCTGCGAAGCCTGACAATTATTACCCACAGAGAAAATTTGGCCAGTCAAAAGGTGGCTCAGAAGGTTGGATTTAAATTGTTGAGGACTTTTAAAGGAAGCGATCGCTACACCCATAAAATGCGCGATTACCTAGAATTTCGTCTAAAGGCAGGTGAGATGTCATGA
- a CDS encoding YihY/virulence factor BrkB family protein, with translation MKKKFLDRLVDKLNYPPLQVYLKHYRSAEIDLSSIAVAYYLLLTFFPLIVISANIFPYLDIDLPDVLTFLRANLPAEIYSNVAGIIRNLFATPSNGILGIATLAGFWTMSRSLTSLQKAFNKAYDVSQHRDFVIGHIVGIVASFFILFLLTFALLLSTLSDGVYQAVLQKKYDVPSGLIKLLLHLNRPIMVLVVWIGLTVLYFILPNVRIRKIRYTLPGTILSAIVIIFMTGLVGDYVTRTFNNLVDIKFFGSIIIFIIMFWFVLLARILITGAVLNATAQELLTGKMEGRRGDIFAFLQSMGDHHEENDRENQPDKQFGNPFKEDD, from the coding sequence ATGAAGAAAAAATTCTTGGATAGGTTAGTGGATAAACTTAACTATCCGCCCTTGCAAGTCTATCTCAAGCATTATCGCAGTGCTGAGATAGACTTATCCAGTATTGCTGTGGCCTACTATTTGTTACTGACATTCTTTCCCTTGATTGTTATCTCGGCCAATATTTTTCCTTATCTGGATATTGATTTACCAGATGTGTTAACCTTTTTACGGGCCAATTTGCCAGCTGAAATTTACAGCAATGTTGCAGGTATCATTCGTAATCTCTTTGCTACCCCATCCAATGGAATTCTGGGGATTGCGACCTTGGCGGGCTTTTGGACCATGTCTCGCAGCCTGACTTCCTTGCAGAAGGCCTTTAATAAGGCTTATGATGTCAGTCAGCACCGTGATTTTGTTATCGGTCATATCGTAGGGATTGTGGCTAGTTTTTTCATCCTCTTCCTATTGACCTTTGCTCTCTTGTTGTCGACCTTGTCCGATGGGGTCTATCAAGCGGTTCTTCAGAAAAAATATGACGTTCCTTCTGGCCTGATTAAGCTTTTGCTTCACCTCAACCGACCGATAATGGTTCTGGTGGTTTGGATTGGCTTGACTGTCCTTTACTTTATCTTGCCTAATGTGCGTATTAGGAAGATTCGCTATACACTTCCGGGAACGATTCTCAGTGCTATTGTTATTATCTTTATGACTGGTTTGGTCGGAGACTATGTGACCCGGACCTTTAATAACCTTGTTGATATCAAATTTTTTGGCTCTATCATCATCTTTATCATTATGTTCTGGTTTGTCCTCTTGGCACGGATTCTTATTACTGGTGCTGTCCTCAATGCGACTGCTCAGGAATTATTAACTGGTAAGATGGAAGGCCGCAGAGGGGATATCTTCGCCTTTCTTCAATCCATGGGAGATCACCATGAGGAAAATGACAGGGAAAATCAGCCAGATAAACAGTTTGGCAATCCTTTTAAAGAGGATGACTAA
- a CDS encoding TipC family immunity protein — protein sequence MKRPYKILLAILFILILFGFIALSVLNHQTRQKSANIFDEIYYDETSFSTRIFHLGGTHFSHVKSVTAHHRGRGDEGAIPIEAANSDYRYDKSSLEKDRQYLDIDFYYPPDTLYDDGIVRFSTNWVLDGYHEIGVDYYYNVTTKVLSKSYYIYVSQRDEILYTGEQSSEIARILKKKNISEVEIYHYGDNSLHKILKDWSSVYHSRFSPNIEHWGKVEVREVRTTSNDDLEELTSK from the coding sequence ATGAAACGACCTTATAAGATACTATTAGCTATTCTATTCATCTTAATTTTGTTTGGTTTTATTGCCTTATCTGTCTTAAACCATCAGACCCGCCAAAAAAGCGCCAATATTTTTGATGAGATATATTACGATGAAACATCTTTTTCGACGCGAATTTTTCATCTAGGGGGCACACACTTTAGCCATGTAAAAAGTGTTACAGCTCATCACAGAGGACGCGGAGATGAGGGAGCTATTCCTATTGAAGCTGCTAATTCTGATTATCGTTATGATAAGTCTTCGTTAGAGAAAGATAGACAGTATCTGGATATTGATTTTTATTACCCCCCTGATACTTTATATGATGATGGTATTGTTAGATTTTCTACAAATTGGGTTTTAGATGGTTACCATGAAATTGGTGTTGACTACTACTATAATGTTACAACAAAAGTTCTGTCTAAATCATATTATATTTATGTGTCTCAGCGTGATGAGATTCTATACACAGGTGAGCAGTCCTCTGAGATTGCTAGAATATTGAAAAAGAAAAATATTTCTGAAGTGGAAATCTACCATTACGGCGACAACAGTCTGCATAAGATTTTAAAGGACTGGTCTTCTGTCTACCACAGCCGCTTTTCACCAAATATTGAACACTGGGGGAAAGTAGAGGTCAGGGAAGTTCGAACTACTTCAAATGATGATTTAGAGGAGCTGACATCAAAGTAA